In one window of Bifidobacterium sp. WK041_4_12 DNA:
- the rapZ gene encoding RNase adapter RapZ, translating to MTDRISSKSEQENMDSSPEPADDFEVLLITGMSGAGRSRAADSVEDMGWYVVDNLPPKLLVPLVDMMTSSGSKVHKLAAVIDVRSRSYFDDLAAVLSHLDDLGVKYRILFLDSDNDVLIKRYESVRRPHPLQHGRRLIDGINEERDLLSNLKDRADVVIDTSHLSVHQLSTKLYDALLGKGPQTVTVHIFSFGFKYGLPLDADFVADVRFLPNPFWVPQLRELNGLNKPVSDYVLSSPQATEFLQYYSQAILTAIRGYAREDKHFVTIAIGCTGGQHRSVAMSEALAKILRNQGLSVTVSARELQRKRE from the coding sequence ATGACCGATCGGATCAGTTCGAAGTCTGAGCAGGAGAACATGGATTCCTCACCGGAACCCGCTGACGATTTCGAGGTGCTGCTTATCACCGGAATGTCCGGTGCAGGGCGATCTCGGGCTGCAGACAGCGTCGAGGACATGGGATGGTACGTCGTCGATAATCTGCCGCCCAAGCTCCTTGTCCCTCTTGTCGATATGATGACATCCTCCGGTTCCAAGGTTCATAAGCTGGCAGCCGTCATCGATGTGCGTTCGCGCTCCTATTTTGATGATCTGGCAGCTGTTCTCAGCCATCTGGACGATCTCGGAGTGAAATATCGAATCCTGTTCCTGGACTCAGACAATGACGTGCTCATCAAGCGCTATGAATCCGTGCGCAGACCGCATCCTCTTCAGCATGGACGCAGACTCATCGATGGCATCAACGAAGAGCGCGACTTGCTTTCGAACCTGAAGGATCGTGCGGATGTGGTGATTGACACATCGCATTTGAGCGTCCACCAGCTATCGACAAAACTCTACGATGCATTGCTTGGCAAGGGTCCGCAAACCGTAACCGTGCATATCTTCAGCTTTGGCTTCAAATATGGTCTTCCACTGGATGCCGATTTCGTGGCCGATGTGCGCTTTCTGCCGAATCCCTTCTGGGTTCCGCAACTGCGTGAACTCAATGGTTTGAACAAACCAGTCAGCGATTACGTTCTTTCCAGTCCACAGGCAACCGAATTTCTGCAGTATTACTCCCAAGCCATCCTGACGGCCATTCGCGGCTATGCCCGCGAAGACAAGCACTTTGTGACCATTGCCATAGGCTGTACCGGAGGTCAGCACAGATCTGTTGCCATGAGCGAGGCTTTGGCAAAGATCCTCAGAAATCAGGGGTTGTCCGTCACCGTCTCAGCACGTGAACTTCAGCGAAAGCGGGAGTAG
- the whiA gene encoding DNA-binding protein WhiA: protein MALLDDVKSELAAIDNELPAAKKAQAATMIRFGGGLHLVQRHIVVEAQFDSRDAAQWLQTTIQEVYGHESDVIEVSRQMPTGMVVRYSVRVLRAGGALALQTGLLDRRKRPVRGLPSEIVGGNIAQIKAAWRGAFLAHGELSDPGKASYLEIVCPGSEAALALVGAARRLGINARARQVRSSERVTLRDPDAIERMLNLIGAPHSAREWTGKRSDGESRGKANRLANFDDANMRRSAKAAVEASEKVTKAFQILGKDVPDNLRAAGQLRLDHRDASLEELGRLADPPVTKDAIAGRIRRLLQLASKVEKQQAQNNRAVD from the coding sequence TTGGCTCTACTGGATGATGTCAAAAGCGAACTCGCCGCAATCGACAACGAACTACCTGCAGCGAAGAAGGCCCAGGCCGCAACGATGATACGTTTCGGTGGCGGGCTTCATCTTGTGCAACGACACATCGTTGTAGAAGCTCAGTTTGATTCTCGCGATGCCGCGCAGTGGTTGCAGACCACGATTCAAGAGGTATACGGCCACGAGTCGGATGTCATTGAGGTTTCTCGCCAGATGCCGACAGGCATGGTGGTGAGATATTCGGTCAGAGTGCTGCGCGCGGGAGGGGCACTGGCCTTGCAGACTGGATTGCTTGACCGTCGCAAGCGTCCGGTTCGCGGACTGCCTTCAGAGATAGTCGGCGGCAACATAGCTCAGATCAAGGCAGCTTGGCGAGGGGCGTTCCTTGCGCATGGCGAACTGTCCGATCCTGGCAAGGCGAGCTATCTTGAGATAGTGTGCCCTGGTTCTGAAGCGGCACTCGCCCTGGTCGGGGCTGCTCGTCGCCTCGGCATCAACGCAAGGGCGCGACAGGTGCGCAGCTCGGAGCGCGTCACACTGCGTGATCCTGATGCGATTGAGCGCATGTTGAATCTCATCGGTGCGCCACATTCGGCCAGAGAGTGGACCGGTAAGCGCAGCGACGGGGAATCTCGCGGCAAGGCCAATCGTCTCGCCAACTTCGATGACGCGAATATGCGCAGAAGCGCGAAGGCTGCCGTCGAGGCCAGCGAGAAGGTTACGAAGGCATTCCAGATTCTTGGCAAGGATGTTCCCGACAACCTGCGTGCTGCCGGCCAATTGAGACTCGATCACCGCGATGCAAGCCTTGAGGAACTCGGACGTCTTGCAGATCCGCCGGTCACCAAGGACGCCATAGCTGGTCGCATTCGGCGGTTGCTCCAGTTGGCAAGCAAGGTGGAGAAGCAGCAGGCACAGAATAATCGTGCCGTTGACTGA
- a CDS encoding phosphoglycerate kinase codes for MKTLKDLGDLQGKRVLVRADFNVPLKGTTITDDGRIKAALPTIEALRNDGAKVILMAHLGRPKGKVVPDLSLAPVAKRLGELLGIEVPLAKDTYGEDAQSKVAKLENGEVLLLENVRFNPEETSKDEAERAAYAKKIAALGEVFVSDGFGVVHRAQGSNYDVAADLPSAAGLLVEKEVKALSHATVNPERPLTVVLGGSKVSDKLGVIKNLLGNANRLIIGGGMVYTFLKAQGYEVGTSLLEEDQIDVVKGYIEEAKKNGVELVLPTDIVVADAFAADSPHTTVAADGIPSDKMGLDIGPDSQKLFHDKIVDSKTVVWNGPMGVFEFPAFAAGTKAVAQGLVDATKAGAFTIVGGGDSASAVRNLGFPEDGFSHISTGGGASLEFLEGKELPGLKVLE; via the coding sequence ATGAAGACACTCAAGGACCTTGGAGATCTGCAAGGCAAGCGTGTTCTGGTTCGAGCTGATTTCAACGTTCCGCTGAAAGGCACGACCATCACCGATGATGGACGTATCAAGGCTGCTCTGCCAACTATCGAAGCCCTTCGCAACGATGGTGCAAAGGTTATTCTTATGGCGCATCTTGGCCGTCCCAAGGGCAAGGTTGTTCCTGATCTGAGTCTGGCACCCGTGGCCAAGCGTCTTGGCGAACTGCTGGGAATCGAAGTTCCCCTTGCCAAAGACACCTACGGCGAGGATGCTCAGAGCAAGGTTGCCAAGCTTGAAAATGGCGAAGTCCTGTTGCTTGAGAACGTTCGTTTCAATCCTGAAGAGACCAGCAAGGATGAAGCTGAGCGTGCCGCCTACGCCAAGAAGATTGCCGCTCTCGGTGAGGTCTTCGTTTCCGATGGGTTTGGTGTCGTTCATCGTGCTCAAGGTTCGAACTATGACGTTGCGGCTGATCTGCCTTCGGCAGCGGGTCTGCTGGTTGAGAAGGAAGTCAAGGCTCTCTCCCATGCAACCGTCAATCCAGAGCGTCCTCTGACGGTCGTTCTCGGTGGCTCGAAGGTGTCGGACAAGCTCGGTGTGATCAAGAATCTGCTCGGCAATGCCAACCGTCTGATCATCGGCGGTGGCATGGTCTACACATTCCTCAAAGCTCAAGGTTATGAGGTCGGCACTTCGCTGCTCGAAGAGGACCAGATCGACGTAGTCAAGGGTTACATCGAAGAGGCCAAGAAGAATGGCGTTGAGCTTGTCCTGCCAACGGATATCGTCGTTGCAGACGCCTTTGCCGCCGATTCGCCGCATACGACGGTTGCCGCCGATGGAATCCCATCGGACAAGATGGGTCTTGACATTGGTCCTGACTCACAGAAGCTCTTCCATGACAAGATCGTCGATTCCAAAACGGTCGTGTGGAATGGTCCTATGGGCGTGTTTGAATTCCCGGCTTTTGCAGCAGGCACCAAGGCCGTAGCACAGGGTCTTGTCGACGCAACGAAGGCAGGAGCGTTCACCATCGTCGGTGGTGGCGATTCGGCTTCGGCTGTAAGAAACCTCGGCTTCCCGGAGGACGGATTCTCCCACATCTCAACCGGTGGCGGCGCATCGTTGGAATTCCTCGAGGGCAAGGAACTCCCAGGACTCAAGGTTCTTGAGTAA
- the tpiA gene encoding triose-phosphate isomerase, translating to MARKPLVAGNWKMNFDHLEATYFVQKLAWTLRDAHFDYRKCEVALLPSFTSLRSVQVLVEADNLHLKYGAQAVSVTSQGAFTGDVSADMIAHLGCSYVIVGHSERRKYHPEDDANIVDQVRAVLAAGMQPILCVGESFEERRQGIELEFAVSQVHDVTRDLSEDETKQLIIGYEPVWAIGSGLVATPESAQDAARAIRDHIRLTFDTHVAQSVRIIYGGSVSSKNAAQLLSEPDVDGFLVGGASLDVDEFANIARIAEKVATRN from the coding sequence ATGGCACGGAAACCACTGGTAGCGGGAAACTGGAAGATGAATTTCGATCATCTCGAAGCTACCTATTTCGTGCAGAAGCTTGCATGGACCTTGCGAGATGCGCATTTTGACTATCGAAAGTGCGAAGTCGCGCTGCTTCCTTCATTCACCTCTCTGCGCAGCGTTCAGGTGCTTGTCGAGGCGGACAATCTGCATCTCAAATATGGGGCACAGGCGGTCTCGGTTACTTCACAAGGGGCTTTTACCGGGGATGTGTCTGCAGATATGATTGCCCATCTGGGATGTTCCTATGTGATTGTGGGTCATTCCGAGCGCAGAAAGTATCATCCTGAGGATGATGCGAACATTGTCGATCAGGTCAGGGCCGTTCTTGCAGCAGGCATGCAACCGATTCTTTGCGTTGGCGAGAGTTTCGAGGAACGTCGGCAGGGCATTGAACTCGAATTTGCAGTCAGTCAGGTTCATGATGTCACGCGCGATCTGTCGGAAGACGAGACCAAGCAGTTGATTATCGGCTACGAACCGGTGTGGGCGATTGGCAGCGGTCTTGTTGCTACCCCCGAATCGGCGCAGGATGCTGCTCGCGCCATTCGCGATCACATTCGACTGACTTTTGATACCCATGTCGCTCAATCGGTGCGCATCATCTATGGGGGTTCGGTTTCTTCGAAGAATGCGGCTCAGCTGCTCTCAGAACCTGATGTAGACGGTTTTTTGGTTGGGGGAGCTTCCTTGGATGTAGACGAATTCGCCAATATCGCTCGAATAGCTGAAAAAGTCGCAACTAGGAATTGA
- the secG gene encoding preprotein translocase subunit SecG, producing MTILKIVLQAIVVIASILLTLLILMHKGKGGGLSDMFGGGISSNAGTSGVAEKNLNRLTVIVAITWVVIIIALGVMKRFGLI from the coding sequence GTGACCATACTTAAGATTGTTCTGCAAGCCATCGTGGTTATTGCCAGCATTCTGTTGACGTTGCTCATTCTTATGCATAAGGGCAAGGGTGGCGGTCTTTCCGACATGTTCGGCGGCGGTATCAGCTCCAACGCAGGCACTTCAGGAGTCGCAGAGAAGAATCTCAACAGGCTGACGGTTATCGTCGCCATCACATGGGTGGTCATCATCATCGCTCTTGGTGTGATGAAGCGTTTTGGCCTCATCTAA
- the tal gene encoding transaldolase, with protein sequence MAENENTQRTSDSGVSIWLDDLSRTRIESGSLQKLIAEKNVVGVTTNPSIFQKALSQVGPYDAQLKELGKVDVETAVRELTTTDVRNATDIFADVAKNTDFVDGRVSIEVDPRLAHDTANTEKQAVELWKKVNRPNAMIKIPATLEGLPAITATLSKGISVNVTLIFSLERYEQVIDAFIEGIAQAAENGHDLSRMGSVASFFVSRVDTAVDKLLEANGSDEAKALEGKAAVANARLAYELFEKKFAEDPRWADLEAKGAKKQRPLWASTGTKNPAYSDCKYVDELVAKNIVNTMPEKTLDALAAHGNGKPSIVDTYEESHEVMNKLAELGISIKEVTDKLEADGVAAFIKSWDSVLSDVQSGIDRVNG encoded by the coding sequence ATGGCAGAAAATGAAAACACACAGCGTACGAGTGACTCTGGCGTTTCAATCTGGCTCGATGATCTGAGCCGCACCCGCATTGAGTCGGGCAGCTTGCAGAAGCTCATCGCCGAGAAGAACGTCGTGGGCGTTACCACCAACCCATCCATCTTCCAGAAGGCATTGAGCCAGGTCGGTCCTTACGATGCTCAGCTCAAGGAACTCGGCAAGGTTGACGTTGAGACCGCCGTTCGTGAACTGACCACAACCGATGTTCGCAACGCCACCGACATCTTCGCTGATGTTGCCAAGAACACCGACTTTGTCGATGGACGCGTTTCCATCGAAGTTGACCCACGCCTCGCACATGACACCGCCAACACTGAAAAGCAGGCCGTGGAACTGTGGAAGAAAGTCAACCGTCCAAACGCCATGATCAAGATTCCTGCAACGCTTGAGGGCCTTCCAGCAATCACCGCAACACTGTCCAAGGGCATTTCAGTGAACGTTACACTGATCTTCTCCCTCGAACGCTACGAGCAGGTCATCGATGCCTTCATCGAAGGCATTGCACAGGCAGCCGAGAACGGTCACGATCTGAGCCGCATGGGTTCAGTCGCTTCCTTCTTCGTCTCCCGCGTTGACACTGCCGTTGACAAGCTCCTCGAAGCCAATGGCTCCGACGAAGCCAAGGCACTCGAAGGCAAGGCAGCTGTTGCCAATGCTCGCCTTGCATACGAACTCTTCGAGAAGAAGTTCGCTGAGGATCCACGCTGGGCAGACCTTGAGGCCAAGGGTGCCAAGAAGCAGCGTCCACTGTGGGCATCGACCGGTACCAAGAACCCTGCATACTCTGATTGCAAGTATGTTGACGAGCTCGTTGCCAAGAACATCGTCAACACCATGCCAGAGAAGACGCTGGATGCTCTTGCAGCTCACGGCAACGGCAAGCCTTCCATCGTAGACACCTATGAGGAAAGCCACGAAGTCATGAACAAGCTTGCGGAGCTTGGTATCAGCATCAAGGAAGTCACCGACAAGCTTGAGGCTGATGGTGTTGCTGCATTCATCAAGTCTTGGGACTCCGTGCTCAGTGATGTACAGTCCGGCATTGACCGCGTCAACGGCTGA
- the tkt gene encoding transketolase — MTDFKWSELDDRAVKMAKVLSADAVEKAGSGHPGSPISLAPIAYTLYQHFIKHDPNDPKWAGRDRFILSGGHASLTEYVQLFFSGYGLTLDDLKKFRTAGTRTPGHPEYGLTPGIEMTTGPLGQGLASAVGFAYGQRYQRGLLDPDAKAGTSPFDHKVWVICGEGDVEEGVSSEASSLAGNQELGNLTVIFDANHIQIEGDTKLAFGEDILKRYEAYGWYTDEFSFIQPDGTYKEDTEGLAKVLEKAEAVTDRPKFIKVDSLIAWPTPGKTNDPSSHGSKLGSDAVAGLKKVLGYDPDKSFEIDDEALAHAREVAQRGLEAHAEWDKKMDTWRKANPDKAALYDRISQGKLPEEFDKAIDDLVDKFETGSKVATRKASGAVINAIAAVMPELWGGSADLGGSNNTNIKGAASFIPVKDATVQWPDANVYGRQLHFGVREFAMGAITNGILLGSDTRPFNGTFFQFSDYERPSVRLAALMEIPNLYIWTHDSVALGEDGPTHQPIEHLAAVRGIPQLEVVRPADEYETAEAYRYFFEKDNTLPTALVLTRQGVPTLEETKAKARDGVRRGAYVLVDTEGQPDVLIMGTGSEVQHAVAAAKSLADEGIKARVISVPSMEWFEEQDADYREEILPAAVKARVSVEAGIAMPWYKYLGSFGKPVSIESFGLQGSGDENMRDLGITAEHVEDAAKASIAAVEAAE; from the coding sequence ATGACCGATTTTAAGTGGTCTGAGCTGGACGACCGCGCAGTCAAGATGGCGAAGGTCCTCTCTGCAGATGCGGTTGAGAAGGCAGGAAGCGGCCATCCCGGCTCCCCAATCTCTCTGGCTCCAATCGCCTATACGCTCTACCAGCATTTCATCAAGCACGATCCAAACGACCCCAAGTGGGCGGGACGCGATCGTTTCATTCTCTCAGGTGGACATGCTTCCCTGACTGAATACGTTCAGTTGTTCTTCTCAGGCTATGGCCTGACCCTCGATGATCTGAAGAAGTTCCGCACCGCCGGAACGCGCACTCCAGGCCACCCTGAGTATGGCTTGACTCCAGGCATTGAAATGACAACCGGTCCGTTGGGCCAGGGTCTCGCCTCTGCCGTCGGGTTCGCATACGGTCAGCGCTACCAGCGTGGACTGCTCGATCCTGACGCGAAGGCAGGCACTTCACCATTCGACCACAAGGTCTGGGTCATCTGTGGTGAAGGTGATGTCGAGGAAGGTGTCTCGTCAGAGGCAAGCTCACTCGCAGGCAATCAGGAACTCGGCAACCTCACCGTCATCTTCGATGCCAATCACATCCAGATTGAGGGCGACACCAAGCTCGCCTTCGGTGAAGACATTCTCAAGCGTTACGAAGCCTACGGCTGGTACACCGACGAGTTCAGCTTCATTCAGCCAGACGGAACCTACAAGGAAGACACTGAAGGTCTTGCCAAGGTTCTTGAAAAGGCTGAAGCTGTTACCGATCGTCCAAAGTTCATCAAGGTTGATTCGCTCATTGCATGGCCAACGCCAGGCAAGACCAACGATCCATCTTCACACGGTTCAAAGCTTGGCAGCGATGCCGTAGCTGGCCTCAAGAAGGTTCTTGGCTACGATCCTGACAAGAGCTTTGAAATTGACGACGAGGCACTTGCTCACGCTCGTGAGGTTGCACAGCGTGGACTTGAAGCACATGCCGAGTGGGACAAGAAGATGGACACCTGGAGAAAGGCAAACCCGGACAAGGCCGCTCTGTACGACCGCATCAGCCAGGGCAAGCTTCCCGAGGAGTTCGACAAGGCAATCGACGATCTCGTTGACAAGTTCGAAACAGGATCCAAGGTTGCAACTCGCAAGGCTTCCGGCGCCGTCATCAACGCAATCGCCGCCGTCATGCCTGAACTTTGGGGCGGTTCCGCCGATCTTGGTGGTTCCAACAACACCAATATCAAGGGTGCTGCCTCATTCATCCCCGTCAAGGATGCAACGGTTCAGTGGCCAGATGCCAACGTGTATGGCCGCCAGCTGCACTTCGGCGTCCGTGAGTTCGCGATGGGTGCTATCACCAACGGCATTCTGCTCGGCTCCGACACCCGTCCATTCAACGGCACCTTCTTCCAGTTCTCCGACTACGAGCGCCCATCCGTTCGTCTCGCAGCCCTGATGGAGATTCCAAATCTCTACATCTGGACCCACGATTCTGTGGCACTCGGTGAAGATGGTCCTACACACCAGCCAATCGAGCATCTTGCCGCCGTTCGCGGCATTCCTCAGCTCGAGGTTGTCCGTCCTGCCGATGAATACGAAACCGCAGAAGCATATCGTTACTTCTTCGAGAAGGACAACACGCTGCCAACGGCTCTGGTTCTGACTCGTCAGGGTGTCCCCACCCTTGAGGAGACCAAGGCAAAGGCTCGTGACGGCGTTCGCCGTGGTGCCTATGTTCTGGTCGACACTGAAGGTCAGCCTGATGTCCTGATCATGGGCACTGGTTCTGAAGTTCAGCACGCAGTCGCTGCTGCCAAGTCTCTTGCAGATGAAGGCATCAAGGCACGCGTGATTTCAGTTCCATCCATGGAATGGTTCGAAGAGCAGGATGCAGACTACCGCGAAGAGATACTTCCTGCGGCCGTCAAGGCACGTGTCTCCGTTGAAGCTGGCATTGCAATGCCTTGGTACAAGTACCTGGGAAGTTTCGGCAAGCCAGTATCCATCGAGAGCTTCGGCCTTCAGGGTAGCGGCGACGAGAACATGCGCGATCTTGGTATCACAGCCGAGCATGTTGAAGATGCTGCAAAGGCTTCCATAGCCGCTGTTGAGGCAGCTGAGTAA
- the hrcA gene encoding heat-inducible transcriptional repressor HrcA, which produces MTNTRRMLVLRAVVEDYIRSQEPVGSASLTKSHDLGVSSATVRNDMSALEDDGFLVQPHTSAGRIPTEKGYRYFVDRLAKIVPLSRAQRRGIDGFLSGSVSLEDTLHRAAQLLAQVTGQVAIVASPSLAKSLLRRIEIVPLTPTVLLAVVITDTGSVVQRTIRCSAAPSTELVNHLGDVVNQQCQGFSLSQTGAFLRSLSMSGAFARIRMLVARLSEIFDDMAGEEQSSKLYMAGTSQLTHQQAIGMADLAPIFDALEEQVVLMKLMSALSEVRQSHGVSVAIGSETHTPGLIHAAVVTSGYGHTSRSVSADGASGLLHRQGKGTDDASSRMTTSAMETSQGTGSDDESSTSETSETSDTSEPVAFISSIGPTHMDYAATIAAVQAVARYLTSCIAQDNGNETSSS; this is translated from the coding sequence ATGACAAATACGCGAAGAATGCTTGTTTTGCGAGCTGTGGTCGAAGACTATATCCGTTCTCAGGAGCCTGTTGGCTCAGCTTCACTGACGAAATCCCACGATCTTGGCGTGAGCTCGGCAACGGTGAGAAATGACATGTCTGCTCTGGAGGATGATGGCTTTCTGGTGCAGCCGCATACCTCTGCGGGAAGAATCCCTACAGAAAAGGGATATCGGTATTTCGTTGACCGACTCGCAAAGATAGTGCCGCTGTCTCGGGCGCAGCGCAGGGGCATTGACGGATTCCTTTCAGGATCGGTCAGCCTTGAAGATACCCTCCACCGAGCCGCGCAGTTACTGGCACAGGTCACCGGCCAAGTCGCGATTGTAGCGTCGCCATCACTGGCCAAATCACTGCTGCGTCGCATCGAAATCGTTCCATTGACACCGACGGTGCTTCTGGCGGTTGTCATCACCGATACCGGCAGTGTGGTGCAGAGGACCATTCGCTGCTCTGCAGCACCCTCCACTGAACTCGTCAACCATCTCGGTGATGTCGTGAATCAGCAATGCCAAGGATTCTCGCTCTCGCAGACCGGCGCATTCCTGAGAAGCTTGTCAATGAGCGGAGCATTTGCACGAATTCGCATGCTTGTGGCAAGACTCTCCGAGATATTCGACGACATGGCAGGGGAAGAGCAGTCCAGCAAACTCTATATGGCCGGGACCTCGCAACTCACCCATCAGCAGGCGATAGGCATGGCCGATCTGGCCCCTATCTTCGACGCACTCGAAGAGCAGGTTGTGCTGATGAAGTTGATGAGCGCGCTCAGCGAAGTCCGACAGTCACATGGAGTAAGCGTTGCCATCGGTTCGGAAACCCACACCCCCGGACTGATTCACGCTGCCGTCGTCACCAGCGGCTACGGGCATACGTCTCGTTCCGTTTCAGCGGACGGAGCTTCCGGCCTGCTTCATCGGCAGGGGAAGGGCACTGACGATGCCAGCAGTCGCATGACCACAAGCGCTATGGAAACGAGCCAAGGCACCGGCAGCGACGATGAATCCTCGACTTCAGAGACTTCAGAGACTTCAGATACTTCAGAGCCCGTGGCCTTCATCAGTTCCATCGGGCCGACGCATATGGACTATGCGGCTACCATCGCCGCTGTTCAGGCAGTCGCGCGATATCTGACTTCATGCATCGCACAGGACAACGGAAACGAAACGTCCTCATCATAA
- the dnaJ gene encoding molecular chaperone DnaJ, with product MADYYEVLGVTREASEDEIKRAYRKMSRKYHPDIAGPQFEDKFKEVNNAYDVLSDPQKKQMYDQGVDPNNPQASAGFGQGAQGFDGFGDIFGQFFGGGFGASGQGPVPRTQAGRDALSHVNIDLKTAIFGGVAHTTIHTYGLCPDCGGAGTRNGEKPVTCPDCKGQGFRQKVVRTMLGQMMTSAPCERCEGHGTIIEHPCQTCMGHGRVQTKRSVGVTIPAGITDDSRLRLASQGEVGEGGGAAGDLYIDISINPDPQYTRDGDNLHCWIQIPMSWAVLGHDIDIDTFDGKKTLSIPAGCQSEDAIPLKGLGVTKLRSQSERGDLVAHMVVDTPTKLSDKEEKLMIQFAKLHDADAHHTTGRSRPKPKSRKGFFGRIKDALA from the coding sequence GTGGCAGATTATTACGAGGTCTTGGGGGTTACCCGCGAGGCAAGCGAAGACGAGATCAAGCGAGCCTATCGAAAGATGAGCCGCAAATATCATCCAGACATTGCTGGTCCGCAGTTCGAAGACAAGTTCAAGGAAGTCAACAACGCCTACGACGTGCTGTCTGACCCACAGAAGAAGCAGATGTACGATCAGGGCGTGGACCCCAACAATCCCCAGGCTTCTGCCGGATTTGGACAAGGTGCGCAAGGCTTCGACGGCTTCGGCGACATCTTCGGACAGTTCTTTGGCGGAGGCTTCGGCGCTTCAGGGCAGGGTCCGGTTCCTCGCACGCAGGCTGGCCGCGATGCCCTGTCTCATGTGAACATCGATTTGAAGACTGCCATCTTCGGAGGAGTGGCACACACCACGATTCACACCTATGGTCTATGCCCGGACTGTGGAGGTGCAGGCACTCGCAATGGCGAGAAACCAGTGACCTGCCCAGATTGCAAAGGTCAGGGATTCAGACAGAAGGTGGTGCGCACCATGCTGGGGCAGATGATGACCTCAGCGCCATGCGAACGCTGCGAAGGCCACGGCACCATCATCGAACATCCATGCCAGACATGCATGGGGCACGGTCGCGTGCAGACGAAACGTTCGGTAGGAGTGACCATTCCTGCGGGCATCACCGATGATTCCCGTCTTCGTCTTGCCTCTCAAGGCGAGGTCGGTGAAGGTGGCGGTGCAGCGGGAGACCTTTATATAGACATATCCATCAATCCCGACCCCCAATACACGCGAGATGGGGACAATCTGCACTGCTGGATTCAGATTCCCATGAGCTGGGCCGTTCTTGGACATGACATCGACATCGACACCTTTGATGGCAAGAAGACCTTGAGCATTCCTGCTGGATGCCAGTCCGAAGATGCAATTCCGTTGAAGGGTCTTGGCGTTACGAAGCTTCGCTCGCAGAGCGAACGTGGCGATTTGGTTGCGCATATGGTCGTCGATACGCCAACCAAGCTCAGCGACAAGGAAGAGAAGCTGATGATCCAATTCGCCAAGCTTCATGATGCCGACGCGCATCACACCACAGGCAGGTCACGCCCCAAGCCAAAGAGCCGCAAAGGATTCTTCGGCAGAATCAAGGACGCGCTCGCCTGA
- a CDS encoding fructosamine kinase family protein, translating to MATYRKSRAHAPAGFFECEGRGLQWLGEAQSQGGPRVVHVFDWGKDYLDIERVDASSPTPKAAYDFGAALARMHDVGADYFGSAPRDYTGTCYFGPLQDPVPMDTGTWDNPATYFAEARLRPMVQIGLDRRALNQNDMRMTEDIIDALPDLLGEAAHDKPARIHGDLWSGNLMWTADKGETQAVLIDPAAHGGHREEDLAMLQLFGASYLEQIVDGYQSVHRLAPGFQQRYTLWQLYAIAGHCVFFGGGYVSEFRSMCRSLLR from the coding sequence ATGGCAACATATCGCAAAAGTCGTGCACATGCTCCTGCAGGATTCTTCGAATGCGAGGGCAGGGGCTTGCAATGGCTCGGTGAGGCGCAGTCTCAAGGCGGACCCCGCGTTGTTCATGTCTTCGACTGGGGCAAGGACTATCTCGATATCGAACGCGTCGATGCGAGTTCACCGACGCCAAAGGCCGCATACGATTTCGGCGCAGCGTTGGCTCGCATGCATGATGTGGGTGCCGATTACTTCGGCTCCGCACCTCGAGACTATACAGGGACGTGCTATTTCGGGCCTTTGCAGGATCCCGTGCCGATGGATACGGGCACATGGGACAATCCGGCAACGTATTTCGCCGAGGCGCGTCTGCGCCCCATGGTGCAGATAGGCCTTGATCGCAGGGCGCTCAATCAGAACGATATGCGCATGACTGAGGACATCATTGACGCATTGCCGGATTTGCTCGGCGAAGCTGCTCATGACAAGCCTGCCCGCATCCATGGAGATTTGTGGAGCGGCAACCTGATGTGGACGGCCGACAAGGGCGAAACTCAGGCGGTGCTGATCGATCCCGCCGCGCATGGTGGCCACCGCGAAGAGGATTTGGCCATGCTGCAGCTGTTCGGAGCTTCATATCTGGAACAGATCGTTGACGGATATCAGTCCGTTCACCGTCTTGCACCAGGATTCCAGCAGCGCTACACCCTGTGGCAGCTCTATGCAATCGCCGGGCACTGCGTATTCTTTGGCGGCGGATATGTGAGCGAATTCCGTTCGATGTGCCGCTCGCTGCTTAGATAA